The following proteins come from a genomic window of Cronobacter muytjensii ATCC 51329:
- a CDS encoding NADP-dependent oxidoreductase codes for MTQQASRNRRWVLASRPHGAPVADNFRLEEDTVATPGENQVLVRTVWLSLDPYMRGRMSDEPSYSPPVQIGEVMVGGTVGVVEQSEHPDFHPGDWVLGYSGWQDYCICDAKQLTPLGTSPEHPSWFLGVLGMPGFTAYMGLLDIGAPKEGETLVVAAATGPVGASVGQIGKIKGCRVVGVAGGEEKCRYAVEHLGFDACIDHRAPDFADKLAAACPQGIDVYYENVGGKVFDAVLPLLNTGARVPLCGLVSGYNATDLPPGPDRLPLLMGTLLKKRIRMQGFIINQDYGHRIEEFQREMGQWVSSGKIHYREQIVDGLEQAPQAFIGLLEGKNFGKLVIRVGQDES; via the coding sequence ATGACACAACAAGCTTCCCGTAATCGTCGCTGGGTGCTCGCCTCCCGGCCGCATGGCGCGCCGGTGGCGGACAACTTCCGTCTTGAAGAAGATACCGTCGCCACACCGGGCGAAAACCAGGTGCTGGTGCGCACGGTCTGGCTGTCGCTCGACCCGTATATGCGCGGGCGTATGAGCGATGAGCCGTCCTATTCGCCGCCGGTGCAAATCGGCGAGGTGATGGTCGGCGGTACCGTCGGGGTGGTGGAGCAATCCGAACACCCTGATTTTCACCCTGGCGACTGGGTGCTCGGGTACAGCGGCTGGCAGGATTACTGCATCTGTGACGCCAAACAACTGACTCCGCTCGGCACATCGCCAGAGCACCCGTCCTGGTTCCTCGGCGTGCTGGGGATGCCGGGCTTTACCGCCTATATGGGCCTGCTGGATATCGGCGCGCCGAAAGAGGGTGAGACGCTGGTGGTCGCCGCGGCGACCGGGCCGGTAGGCGCGAGCGTCGGACAGATTGGTAAAATTAAAGGTTGTCGCGTGGTCGGCGTGGCGGGCGGCGAAGAGAAATGCCGCTACGCCGTTGAGCATCTGGGGTTTGACGCCTGTATCGATCACCGCGCGCCGGATTTCGCGGATAAGCTTGCCGCCGCCTGCCCGCAGGGCATCGACGTCTATTATGAGAATGTCGGCGGTAAAGTGTTTGACGCCGTATTGCCGCTGCTGAACACCGGCGCGCGCGTGCCGCTCTGCGGTCTGGTCTCCGGCTATAACGCCACAGACCTGCCGCCAGGCCCGGATCGCCTGCCGCTGCTAATGGGCACGCTGCTTAAAAAACGCATCCGCATGCAGGGCTTTATCATCAACCAGGATTATGGTCACCGGATTGAAGAGTTCCAGCGTGAAATGGGCCAGTGGGTCTCAAGCGGGAAAATCCACTACCGCGAGCAGATTGTCGATGGTCTTGAACAAGCGCCGCAGGCGTTCATCGGCCTGCTGGAGGGCAAAAACTTCGGCAAGCTGGTAATTCGCGTGGGTCAGGATGAATCATAA
- a CDS encoding ABC transporter substrate-binding protein, with product MKRLSRKLLSLSVALSLFAPLSQASSLTIAQPTSATAMDPGFLKEAATLVDNVFDTLVLRDAQMQLKPGLATHWEAVNDTTWQFDLRKDVKFTNGEPVNAAAVKFSIDRILDPANHAPTISYIRTIKSVEAVGDYQVRIHTNGPDPLLPTRMSRYPAYIVPPGYVSKVGAAEFARKPVGSGAYIVKTFIPDERVVMEANPNYWRGKPAIDEVTWRPIPEATARITALLTGEAQLVEGVPADLAPLVKSKPGVRLEQVKGGGLTIYLGIKNNQPPLNDARVRQALSLALNRDAYTQSLLHGFGTPTGTLAGPKDYGYKAIAAPKQDLAKAKALLKEAGFADGFTLKFQAPRRYIASADVGQAIVQDLAAIGVKAQLEVPEWSVYTQQVASGKQVPLYMLGWGSTQTLDADAALYPVLHAGEPYSTVSDPALDKLLNESRATVDAAKRKALLEQIQDRVASEQPLIPLYREDAIYASSDNVTFKGREDARVSLFDMRVK from the coding sequence ATGAAACGACTGTCCCGTAAGCTTCTCTCTCTTTCTGTGGCGCTCTCATTATTCGCTCCGCTCAGTCAGGCCAGCTCGCTGACTATCGCGCAGCCGACTTCCGCCACCGCCATGGATCCCGGCTTTCTGAAAGAAGCCGCGACCCTGGTGGATAACGTTTTCGATACGCTGGTGCTGCGCGACGCGCAGATGCAACTCAAACCCGGCCTCGCCACCCACTGGGAGGCCGTTAACGACACCACATGGCAGTTCGATCTGCGCAAGGATGTGAAATTTACCAACGGCGAGCCGGTGAATGCCGCCGCGGTGAAATTCTCTATCGACCGCATTCTTGACCCGGCTAACCACGCCCCCACCATTTCGTATATTCGCACCATTAAATCGGTTGAGGCGGTCGGCGACTATCAGGTGCGCATTCACACCAACGGCCCGGACCCGCTCCTGCCTACCCGCATGAGCCGTTATCCGGCCTATATCGTGCCGCCTGGTTATGTAAGTAAAGTCGGTGCTGCGGAATTTGCACGAAAACCTGTCGGAAGTGGTGCTTATATCGTCAAAACCTTTATTCCTGACGAGCGCGTTGTGATGGAGGCCAACCCGAACTACTGGCGCGGCAAACCGGCCATTGACGAAGTGACCTGGCGCCCCATTCCGGAAGCGACCGCGCGCATCACCGCGCTGCTGACCGGCGAAGCGCAACTGGTCGAAGGCGTACCGGCGGATCTCGCGCCGCTGGTGAAAAGCAAGCCGGGCGTCAGGCTTGAGCAGGTTAAAGGCGGCGGGCTGACCATTTACCTCGGCATTAAAAATAACCAGCCGCCGCTGAACGACGCGCGCGTGCGTCAGGCGCTGTCGCTGGCGCTGAACCGCGACGCCTATACCCAGTCGCTGCTGCATGGTTTCGGCACGCCGACCGGCACGCTCGCGGGCCCGAAAGATTATGGCTACAAAGCGATTGCCGCCCCGAAACAGGATCTGGCGAAAGCCAAAGCGTTGCTGAAAGAAGCAGGCTTTGCTGACGGCTTTACGCTGAAATTCCAGGCGCCGCGACGCTATATCGCCAGCGCCGATGTGGGCCAGGCGATTGTGCAGGATCTCGCCGCAATCGGCGTGAAGGCGCAGCTTGAAGTGCCGGAGTGGTCGGTCTATACCCAGCAGGTGGCCTCAGGCAAGCAGGTGCCGCTCTATATGCTCGGCTGGGGCTCCACCCAGACGCTGGATGCCGATGCCGCGCTCTATCCGGTGCTGCACGCGGGCGAGCCGTACTCAACGGTAAGCGATCCGGCGCTGGATAAGCTCTTAAACGAGAGCCGCGCCACTGTGGACGCCGCGAAGCGCAAAGCGCTGCTGGAGCAAATCCAGGACCGCGTGGCCAGCGAACAGCCGCTCATCCCGCTCTACCGGGAAGATGCGATTTACGCCTCCAGTGACAACGTCACGTTTAAAGGGCGTGAAGACGCGCGCGTGTCGCTGTTCGACATGAGGGTGAAATGA
- a CDS encoding ABC transporter permease: MIFPGRYASRSRRRPLPGDGLLGGALLAILILAALLSPWLPLPDPLLSDLTAVFQSPGASHWLGADQLGRDLLARILAGARLSLFVVIIAAVIAATMGTLMGMMAGYFGGWVDALIMRLIDIQLAVPFILLILLVMALFGTSLANIIVIMGVTSWAIYARVARARTLEIRELEYIEAAKTMGFSHLRIMLRHILPALATPLLVLLTLDIPRLIVLEASVGFLGMGIQPPTPTLGNLIGEGRAYMLLAPWLVVWPGCAIAMLVVGCNLLGDYWLRTTQARVE; this comes from the coding sequence ATGATCTTCCCTGGCCGTTACGCATCCCGTTCACGTCGCCGTCCCCTGCCGGGGGACGGCCTTCTCGGCGGCGCGCTGCTGGCGATTCTCATCCTGGCCGCGCTGCTTTCTCCCTGGCTCCCTTTGCCCGACCCGCTGTTAAGCGATCTCACGGCGGTCTTTCAGTCGCCTGGCGCGAGCCACTGGCTGGGCGCCGACCAGCTGGGCCGCGACCTGCTCGCGCGCATCCTGGCGGGCGCCCGGCTGTCGCTCTTTGTGGTGATCATCGCCGCCGTTATCGCCGCCACGATGGGCACGCTGATGGGCATGATGGCCGGTTACTTCGGCGGCTGGGTCGATGCGCTGATTATGCGGCTTATCGACATCCAGCTGGCCGTGCCGTTTATCCTGCTGATCCTGCTGGTGATGGCCCTCTTTGGCACTTCGCTTGCGAATATTATTGTGATTATGGGCGTGACAAGCTGGGCGATTTACGCCCGCGTGGCGCGCGCCAGAACGCTGGAAATTCGCGAGCTGGAGTATATCGAGGCCGCGAAAACCATGGGTTTTTCGCATCTGCGCATTATGCTGCGCCATATTTTACCGGCGCTCGCCACCCCGCTGCTGGTGCTGCTGACGCTCGATATTCCCCGGCTTATCGTGCTGGAGGCGTCGGTCGGGTTTCTCGGCATGGGCATTCAGCCGCCGACGCCGACGCTTGGCAATCTTATCGGCGAAGGCCGCGCCTATATGCTCCTTGCGCCCTGGCTGGTGGTCTGGCCCGGCTGCGCTATCGCGATGCTGGTGGTGGGCTGTAACCTGCTCGGCGATTACTGGCTGCGCACCACGCAGGCGAGGGTTGAATAA
- a CDS encoding dipeptide ABC transporter ATP-binding protein: MPLLTVSHLSLQSRQAVLLHDVSLTVDRREMVALVGESGCGKTLTSLAITGLLPRGVWQSGGEIRFDDAHSIIPDSPYPTGLRGRHIAMIFQEPMSSMNPVLKVGEQIAEVLVRHRGLGWKAAWREAVALLGHVGIGEPEKRARQYIHQLSGGMRQRVMIASAISGKPDLLIADEPTTALDVTLQAQILGLLKHLQQEMGMGVLLVTHDLSVVARFADRACVMNGGEIVEQGPVEPLFTAPQADWTRRLIAASTPQTPEVREIERQTPPLLQVTGIVKSYPRRQRLPFIPPERQRVLHPTSFSLARGEIVGLIGESGSGKTTLGRAAIGLIEADSGAILFDGVDMAQASRGEQKRVRRRAQMIFQDPYASLDPRMSIGEQLAEPLRVHGLRHGDAIPARVSELMTLVGLDPSWAQRRPAAFSGGQRQRIAIARALALEPDLLVADEAVAALDLPVRGQILRLLAELRDKLGLSVLFISHDLQAVRQLCDRVLVLYLGDVVEEGPTHQVLASPAHPYTRRLIDSAPDLHQALRLRHTV; encoded by the coding sequence GTGCCGTTGTTAACCGTATCCCACCTCAGCCTGCAAAGTCGGCAGGCTGTTTTACTTCATGACGTCAGCCTGACCGTTGACCGCCGCGAAATGGTCGCGCTGGTGGGCGAATCGGGTTGCGGCAAAACCCTCACGTCGCTCGCCATTACCGGCCTGCTGCCGCGCGGCGTCTGGCAGAGCGGCGGCGAAATCCGCTTTGACGACGCCCACTCGATTATCCCGGATTCGCCATACCCGACGGGCCTGCGCGGACGGCACATCGCCATGATTTTCCAGGAGCCGATGAGCAGCATGAATCCGGTGCTGAAAGTGGGCGAACAGATAGCCGAAGTGCTGGTGCGTCATCGCGGGCTTGGCTGGAAAGCCGCCTGGCGCGAGGCGGTGGCGCTGCTCGGCCATGTCGGCATCGGCGAGCCGGAAAAGCGCGCGCGCCAGTATATTCATCAGCTCTCCGGCGGCATGCGCCAGCGCGTGATGATTGCGAGCGCCATCAGCGGCAAACCGGATCTGCTGATTGCGGATGAACCTACCACCGCGCTGGACGTGACGCTCCAGGCGCAAATCCTCGGGCTGTTAAAACATCTCCAGCAGGAGATGGGCATGGGCGTGCTGCTGGTCACGCACGATCTCAGCGTGGTTGCGCGTTTTGCCGATCGCGCCTGCGTGATGAACGGTGGTGAAATCGTCGAACAGGGCCCGGTGGAGCCGCTCTTTACCGCGCCTCAGGCCGACTGGACGCGGCGGCTTATCGCGGCATCCACGCCGCAAACGCCAGAGGTCCGTGAAATTGAACGCCAGACGCCGCCGCTGTTGCAGGTGACCGGCATCGTGAAAAGTTATCCGCGCCGTCAACGGTTGCCGTTTATTCCCCCGGAGCGCCAGCGGGTGCTGCATCCCACTTCCTTCAGCCTGGCGCGCGGGGAAATCGTCGGGCTAATCGGCGAATCCGGGTCCGGCAAAACCACGCTCGGGCGCGCGGCTATCGGGCTTATCGAAGCAGACAGCGGCGCTATTCTCTTTGACGGCGTCGATATGGCGCAGGCGAGCCGCGGCGAACAAAAGCGTGTGCGCCGCCGCGCGCAAATGATCTTTCAGGACCCCTACGCCAGTCTCGATCCGCGTATGAGCATCGGCGAGCAGCTCGCGGAGCCGCTGCGGGTACACGGCCTGCGCCACGGCGACGCCATCCCCGCGCGGGTGAGCGAACTCATGACGCTGGTGGGGCTTGACCCTTCCTGGGCGCAGCGGCGTCCGGCGGCTTTCTCCGGCGGGCAGCGCCAGCGTATCGCCATCGCCCGCGCGCTGGCGCTGGAACCCGATCTGCTGGTCGCCGACGAAGCCGTGGCGGCGCTCGACCTGCCGGTTCGCGGACAAATCCTGCGCCTGCTGGCGGAGCTTCGCGACAAGCTCGGGCTGTCGGTGCTGTTTATCAGTCACGATTTACAGGCGGTGCGCCAGCTCTGCGATCGCGTGCTGGTGCTCTATCTTGGCGATGTCGTGGAGGAGGGACCGACGCATCAGGTGCTGGCGTCGCCCGCGCACCCGTATACCCGGCGGCTTATCGACAGCGCGCCCGATCTTCACCAGGCGCTGCGCCTGCGCCACACCGTTTAA
- a CDS encoding ornithine cyclodeaminase family protein: MLFLSGQQVASLGGLDPQAALRDVTDTVTLMASGDAVMPAETHVPLDTAPGMVYALPARVGGRFNATGVKWTAHRPQPQDGLPMALTVTLINRADSGLPVGLVESGGLTAVRTAAVSALALRHAAPREIRRVLLLGAGVQARAHLAMLSAHFPSLEALGLWNRTPERLDALTTAPLPFPFTRYRHPDDAQAQPWDAVITCTGAQQPFLGPAWFTPGRLVMQIGYHEVSFAAIRRATQVVVDAWGEFRHTSAKSLFQMYRAGEFPDDGWAADLPALVSGRWRPAADDCVYFSSFGLNVFDIALAARVLQAAERDDVGTSLALSCAP, encoded by the coding sequence ATGCTATTTCTTAGCGGCCAACAGGTGGCGAGCCTCGGCGGGCTCGACCCGCAGGCGGCGCTGCGCGATGTGACCGATACGGTAACGCTCATGGCGTCTGGCGACGCCGTGATGCCAGCCGAAACGCACGTTCCGCTCGATACCGCGCCGGGCATGGTCTATGCGCTGCCCGCGCGCGTCGGCGGACGCTTTAACGCTACCGGCGTCAAATGGACGGCGCACCGCCCGCAGCCGCAGGACGGCCTGCCGATGGCGCTGACGGTGACGCTCATCAACCGCGCCGACAGCGGGCTGCCGGTCGGGCTTGTGGAAAGTGGCGGGCTGACGGCGGTGCGCACCGCCGCCGTCTCGGCGCTGGCCTTGCGCCACGCCGCGCCCCGCGAGATAAGACGCGTGCTGCTGCTCGGCGCGGGCGTCCAGGCGCGCGCGCATCTCGCCATGCTCAGCGCGCATTTCCCGTCGCTTGAGGCGCTTGGCCTGTGGAACCGCACGCCGGAACGCCTCGACGCCCTGACCACCGCCCCGCTGCCGTTCCCGTTTACGCGTTATCGTCATCCTGACGACGCGCAGGCGCAGCCCTGGGATGCGGTTATCACCTGTACCGGCGCGCAGCAGCCGTTTCTCGGCCCGGCCTGGTTTACCCCCGGCAGGCTGGTGATGCAGATTGGTTATCACGAAGTGAGCTTTGCAGCCATCAGGCGCGCCACACAGGTGGTCGTCGACGCCTGGGGCGAGTTTCGCCATACCAGCGCCAAAAGCCTGTTTCAGATGTATCGCGCAGGCGAATTCCCGGATGACGGCTGGGCCGCCGATCTTCCGGCGCTGGTCAGCGGGCGCTGGCGTCCGGCGGCTGACGACTGCGTCTATTTTTCGTCGTTCGGTCTGAATGTGTTTGATATCGCGCTCGCCGCGCGCGTGTTGCAGGCGGCGGAGCGCGACGATGTGGGCACCTCGCTTGCGCTGTCTTGCGCGCCTTAA
- a CDS encoding ABC transporter permease: protein MARYLISRFFQALLVMFGVSLLIFFSLHLTGDPAAVMMPPGATTQEIADFRHAMGFDRPLLAQYADYAGHLLRGDLGDSLRFGQPVSTLIAERLPATALLALTALAWSTLAGLALGLISALWRDTFWDLLARLVAFSGQAVPVFWLGLLMILFFSLQLRWLPSGGYGEPLQLIMPAVCLGAYYMSAMARLVRASLIDVLDQEYIRTARAKGLSAWRVLVRHGLRNALIPVVTVQGISLAALLGGALVTEIIFAWPGIGRLAVQAIQNRDFPLVQGVVLLAALTFVVVNLLIDLLYLVLNPRIRL, encoded by the coding sequence ATGGCGCGCTATCTCATTTCACGGTTTTTCCAGGCGCTGCTGGTGATGTTCGGCGTTTCGCTGCTTATCTTCTTCAGCCTGCATCTGACGGGCGATCCGGCGGCCGTCATGATGCCGCCCGGCGCGACCACGCAGGAGATCGCCGATTTCCGCCACGCGATGGGCTTTGACAGGCCCTTGCTTGCGCAATACGCCGATTACGCGGGCCATCTGCTGCGCGGCGACCTGGGCGATTCCCTGCGCTTTGGCCAGCCCGTCTCGACGCTGATTGCCGAGCGGTTGCCCGCCACCGCGCTGCTCGCGCTCACCGCGCTTGCCTGGAGCACGCTTGCCGGGCTCGCGCTCGGGCTTATCAGTGCGCTGTGGCGCGACACGTTCTGGGATCTGCTGGCGCGTCTGGTGGCCTTCAGCGGTCAGGCGGTGCCGGTGTTCTGGCTGGGGCTTCTGATGATTTTATTCTTCAGCCTGCAACTGCGCTGGCTGCCCTCCGGCGGCTACGGCGAGCCGTTGCAGCTCATCATGCCTGCCGTCTGTCTTGGCGCCTACTACATGAGCGCGATGGCCCGTCTGGTGCGCGCCAGCCTGATTGACGTGCTGGACCAGGAGTATATCCGCACCGCGCGCGCCAAAGGGCTCAGCGCCTGGCGGGTGCTGGTGCGACACGGGCTTCGCAACGCGCTGATCCCGGTCGTGACGGTTCAGGGGATTTCGCTCGCCGCCCTGCTCGGCGGCGCGCTGGTCACCGAGATAATCTTCGCCTGGCCCGGCATTGGCCGCCTGGCGGTGCAGGCCATCCAGAATCGTGATTTTCCGCTGGTGCAGGGCGTGGTGTTGCTCGCCGCGCTCACATTCGTGGTCGTTAACCTGCTGATTGATTTGCTTTATCTGGTACTGAACCCGAGGATCCGTTTATGA
- a CDS encoding M20 family metallopeptidase: MTVQPHADLDATLELLASLTAWQSVADEPDEQRSLAAWLEAWLVDALDAQVMLPVAQQPPEHPPLVHVRVDIGAPDTLVLYNMYDVMPADREGWQVDPFTGGIRRWADKGDVFISRGAENNKGPLAGMLTVVRELWQSGRLATNLEILLEGEEECGSGALRRYLARTPCPVSPALAVLFPSLCEYGGGAPRLYLGFTGMTTGRLRVAGGDWGGPQAAIHASNAAWIANPAWRLVQALAAIAPAGRNGVLETLPLDERALRWLDELAPQFSIKDELTMRKSQRLTVDGDSREALAFLLGSAVLNLSEIRTSPLPGRGIIPPLACAEFALRTPPGSSPSRLLDAMRAQLSMQEISGAELMVDDSYPGRRFSDDDPGVLELLNSYHQQQARPQIWPWAPGCAPAYAFAPVAPAFLIGGLGYGGNAHGVNEFVTLRGLSRFTQSLRDWLLSF; the protein is encoded by the coding sequence ATGACCGTTCAGCCGCATGCCGACCTGGATGCGACCCTGGAGCTGCTCGCGTCGCTCACTGCATGGCAAAGCGTGGCGGATGAGCCGGACGAGCAGCGCTCGCTTGCCGCCTGGCTGGAGGCCTGGCTGGTGGACGCGCTGGACGCGCAGGTGATGCTGCCGGTGGCGCAGCAGCCCCCCGAACACCCGCCGCTGGTGCATGTGCGCGTCGATATCGGCGCGCCCGATACGCTGGTGCTCTACAACATGTATGACGTGATGCCCGCAGACAGAGAAGGCTGGCAGGTCGACCCGTTCACCGGAGGCATCCGTCGCTGGGCTGATAAAGGCGATGTGTTTATCTCGCGCGGCGCGGAAAACAACAAAGGCCCGCTCGCCGGGATGCTTACCGTGGTGCGCGAGCTGTGGCAGAGCGGCAGGCTCGCCACCAATCTGGAGATCCTGCTGGAGGGTGAAGAGGAGTGCGGCAGCGGCGCCTTGCGACGCTATCTCGCCCGCACGCCCTGCCCGGTATCGCCCGCGCTGGCGGTGCTTTTTCCGTCATTATGCGAATATGGCGGCGGCGCGCCGCGCCTCTACCTCGGCTTTACCGGCATGACGACAGGCCGTCTGCGCGTCGCGGGCGGCGACTGGGGCGGCCCACAGGCCGCCATTCATGCCAGCAACGCGGCCTGGATTGCCAACCCCGCCTGGCGACTGGTGCAGGCGCTGGCCGCGATCGCGCCTGCCGGGCGCAACGGCGTGCTGGAAACGCTGCCGCTTGACGAGCGCGCCCTGCGCTGGCTCGACGAACTGGCGCCGCAGTTCAGCATCAAGGATGAACTGACGATGCGTAAAAGCCAGCGGCTGACTGTCGACGGCGACAGCCGCGAAGCGCTGGCGTTTTTACTCGGCAGCGCGGTGCTCAATCTCAGCGAGATCCGCACCTCACCGCTGCCGGGGCGCGGCATTATTCCCCCGCTCGCCTGCGCCGAATTTGCCCTGCGCACGCCGCCTGGCAGCTCGCCCTCAAGGCTGCTGGATGCCATGCGCGCGCAGCTTTCCATGCAGGAGATAAGCGGCGCGGAACTGATGGTGGATGACAGCTACCCGGGCCGCCGCTTTTCCGATGACGATCCGGGCGTGCTGGAGTTGTTAAACAGCTATCACCAGCAGCAGGCCCGGCCGCAAATCTGGCCCTGGGCACCCGGCTGCGCCCCGGCGTATGCGTTCGCGCCCGTCGCTCCGGCGTTTCTTATCGGCGGGCTCGGCTATGGCGGCAACGCGCATGGGGTGAATGAATTTGTCACCCTGCGCGGGCTGTCGCGCTTTACCCAATCGCTTCGCGACTGGCTGCTCTCATTCTGA